A genome region from Pyrenophora tritici-repentis strain M4 chromosome 9, whole genome shotgun sequence includes the following:
- a CDS encoding CDC6, Cdc6-related protein, AAA superfamily ATPase, which yields MRLLHYDALGRLVLTDFRGKTTPRYAILSHRWSDSEALIEDISSGTYKEKEEGYRKLRFCANQAVQDGLQYFWIDTCCIDMWNNNERSKAINSMFQWYKNAARCYVFLSDVSVSTATEPVQPSDWEASFRASAWFTRGWTLQELIAPVSVEFFSRERRRIGDKNSLDQLIHDITNIPLAALRNRPLHEFNTSERRRWVENRRTKEEEDIVYCLLGILGVSMPTAYGEGQESARSRLQAELEETNNAPSIIQFSQNPRFVGRESQLAELEAKLFSNEHTTTTLAIVGPGGTGKTQLALEVAHRTRQKNKNCSVLWMDASDKVSLYQSYASVAQKLNIAGWDDDQADIKQLVKRCVVEIGARHCLLIFDNTEHITLRSSGSSTTEAADLANCLPQSKLCSVIFTTTNTNTAQALAPQNIISLRELTLDAALKMLQVRLARSLANTEQQEAEHLLRALSYLPLAVMQAAACIKASGMTVQEYRSRMDDHKELAIEHSGDLSEGKLQGVGVKDPVAATLFLSIYEIRHDNALAADYLFLAACVERKDISLDLLEAASPQAREDAIRVLDKYALVTRRPAESALDVHRLVHRALRKQLQAQGLRQWTQRTMTQLLRVFPDNNHSNRSKWRRLLPHAQYALSHSQMNEDDNERLYLASKCAMTLYSDGRYKEAEELFVQVMETRKTKLGADHPDTLTSMANLASTYRNQGRWDDAEELEVQVMETSKTKLGADHPDTLTSMANLASTYRNQGRWDDAKKLFMQVMETSRTKLGADHPDTLNSMANLASTYRDQGRWDDAEELFMQVMETSRTKLGADHPDTLNSMANLASTYRDQGRWDDAEELEVRLRNNQFNPVTLLDPLTYLGRA from the coding sequence ATGCGGCTTCTCCACTATGACGCGCTAGGAAGGCTTGTCTTGACAGATTTCCGCGGCAAAACAACCCCGCGCTACGCCATTCTGTCGCACAGATGGAGCGACTCGGAGGCCCTTATCGAAGACATATCAAGTGGAACTtacaaggagaaggaagaaGGCTATCGAAAGCTTAGGTTCTGTGCCAATCAAGCCGTGCAGGATGGGCTGCAGTACTTCTGGATCGACACATGCTGTATCGACATGTGGAATAACAACGAGCGCTCCAAGGCGATCAACTCGATGTTCCAGTGGTACAAGAACGCGGCACGGTGCTACGTCTTCTTGTCAGACGTTTCGGTGTCGACTGCTACAGAGCCAGTCCAACCCAGCGACTGGGAGGCGTCGTTCCGTGCAAGTGCATGGTTTACTCGGGGGTGGACGCTCCAAGAGCTGATTGCGCCAGTGTCAGTCGAGTTCTTCTCGCGTGAAAGAAGGCGCATAGGCGACAAAAATTCGCTCGACCAGCTCATACACGACATTACCAACATTCCGCTCGCAGCACTACGCAACCGTCCTTTGCACGAGTTTAATACATCTGAGCGAAGACGATGGGTCGAAAACCGCAGAacaaaagaagaagaagacattGTGTACTGCCTACTTGGAATTCTTGGCGTCTCTATGCCCACCGCGTACGGCGAAGGACAGGAAAGTGCACGAAGCAGACTGCAAGCTGAACTAGAGGAAACTAATAACGCACCGTCGATCATCCAGTTCTCACAAAACCCCCGCTTCGTAGGCCGAGAGTCGCAGCTTGCCGAGCTAGAAGCTAAGCTCTTCAGCAACGAGCACACCACTACTACACTAGCCATAGTTGGGCCGGGCGGAACTGGCAAGACGCAGCTCGCGCTCGAGGTTGCACACAGAACAAGGCAGAAGAACAAGAACTGCTCGGTCCTCTGGATGGATGCGAGCGATAAAGTCAGTCTCTACCAGTCGTATGCAAGTGTTGCGCAGAAGCTCAATATTGCAGGCTGGGACGATGATCAGGCCGACATAAAGCAGCTTGTAAAACGCTGTGTAGTAGAGATTGGTGCACGGCACTGCTTACTAATCTTCGACAACACAGAGCACATCACCCTGCGATCTAGCGGCTCGTCCACGACAGAAGCCGCAGACTTAGCCAATTGTCTGCCGCAGTCTAAGCTATGTTCTGTCATTTTCACAACAACCAACACCAACACAGCTCAAGCGCTCGCTCCACAGAACATCATATCGCTGCGAGAGCTGACACTAGATGCGGCGCTGAAGATGCTGCAAGTCCGCTTAGCGAGGTCACTCGCGAACACTGAGCAGCAGGAAGCCGAGCACTTGCTAAGAGCGCTATCGTATCTTCCTCTAGCAGTCATGCAAGCAGCGGCCTGTATAAAGGCTAGCGGTATGACGGTGCAGGAGTATCGATCACGAATGGACGATCATAAAGAACTTGCTATCGAACACAGCGGCGACCTATCTGAGGGTAAGCTACAAGGTGTTGGCGTGAAAGACCCTGTAGCTGCTACGCTGTTTCTCTCTATATATGAGATCAGGCATGATAATGCGCTTGCTGCAGACTATCTGTTTCTTGCTGCATGCGTAGAACGAAAAGATATCTCTCTCGATCTTCTAGAGGCAGCCTCGCCGCAAGCAAGAGAAGACGCTATTAGGGTACTAGACAAGTATGCGCTCGTCACCAGGCGACCTGCTGAGTCTGCACTCGATGTTCATCGACTAGTCCATCGAGCTCTACGCAAGCAGCTGCAAGCGCAGGGACTTAGACAGTGGACCCAGCGCACTATGACACAGCTACTTCGTGTGTTCCCGGACAATAATCATAGTAACAGAAGCAAGTGGAGACGACTCCTCCCACATGCCCAATACGCTCTTTCGCACAGCCAGATGAACGAAGATGATAATGAAAGATTATATCTCGCATCGAAATGTGCTATGACTCTATATAGTGACGGACGGTATAAGGAAGCCGAAGAGTTATTCGTGCAAGTGATGGAGACTCGCAAGACGAAGCTGGGAGCGGACCATCCAGACACGCTGACCAGCATGGCCAACCTAGCGTCGACATACAGGAACCAAGGTCGATGGGACGACGCCGAGGAGCTGGAGGTGCAAGTGATGGAGACGAGCAAGACGAAGCTGGGAGCGGACCATCCCGACACGCTGACCAGCATGGCCAACCTAGCGTCGACATACAGGAACCAAGGCCGATGGGACGACGCCAAGAAGCTGTTTATGCAAGTGATGGAGACGAGTAGGACGAAGCTGGGAGCGGACCATCCGGACACGCTGAACAGCATGGCCAACCTAGCGTCGACATACAGGGACCAAGGTCGATGGGACGACGCCGAGGAGCTGTTTATGCAAGTGATGGAGACGAGTAGGACGAAGCTGGGAGCGGACCATCCGGACACGCTGAACAGCATGGCCAACCTAGCGTCGACATACAGGGACCAAGGTCGATGGGACGACGCCGAGGAGCTGGAGgttagactccgcaacaatcaattcaatccggtcactctcctagacccacttacctatctaggtagggcttaa
- a CDS encoding Methyltransf-18 multi-domain protein, protein MVYYRTIPEIDNAFQRMVGLHDYLDPSHRPDGQRALELASLQPGQSVLEIGAGSGRLIADAKRAVGAGFCVAVDAVQGFLTIDIPWQLNHAGLTVPPQGAPQQQVHLLCANVTDGALKNRIAALPGAPETFDCIFALHLLKTIPADQRLQLLRNLRKLLKPTGRLIITMSARFTDIAPTPAETTVPVQFRSTGHTEAPGSILLIQVTDMPRVPVPQGPPLPLRQVQFAIQMAPDRFWVTAAQQARDAAIAAGFLVDTSRPVGKGDCFGLPVLGRSPPQAVLNRMSNEEIYAQLQDAVQHGYACIGRANETALRRIIPNWSSMSSHQQDYAMVMNMQARAAHFAARVVEGNRDLPGGVLAELAEHVQLGTMVVLRKG, encoded by the coding sequence ATGGTGTACTATCGCACAATTCCCGAGATTGACAACGCCTTCCAGCGCATGGTTGGCCTTCACGACTACTTGGATCCTTCCCATCGCCCAGACGGACAGCGCGCTCTGGAGCTAGCCTCCCTACAGCCTGGACAGAGCGTCCTCGAAATTGGTGCCGGTAGTGGCCGATTGATCGCCGATGCGAAGCGGGCGGTTGGCGCTGGGTTCTGCGTCGCCGTGGATGCTGTGCAGGGCTTTCTTACCATCGATATCCCTTGGCAGCTCAACCACGCGGGCCTCACTGTGCCTCCTCAAGGAGCTCCCCAACAGCAAGTCCATCTTCTGTGCGCAAACGTCACCGATGGCGCTCTAAAAAATCGTATCGCCGCGCTGCCTGGGGCGCCCGAGACCTTCGATTGTATCTTCGCTCTTCACCTACTCAAGACGATTCCGGCCGACCAACGTCTTCAACTGCTTCGCAACTTACGCAAACTGCTCAAGCCTACTGGACGCCTTATCATCACCATGTCCGCCCGCTTCACCGACATCGCGCCCACGCCTGCTGAGACGACCGTTCCTGTGCAATTCAGGTCCACCGGTCACACCGAAGCTCCCGGCTCCATCCTTCTCATACAGGTCACCGATATGCCTCGCGTCCCTGTCCCCCAAGGTCCTCCTCTTCCGCTCAGGCAGGTACAATTCGCTATACAGATGGCTCCCGATCGATTCTGGGTGACGGCCGCTCAACAAGCGCGCGACGCGGCGATAGCTGCAGGCTTTCTGGTCGACACTTCCCGCCCTGTAGGCAAAGGCGATTGCTTTGGCCTACCTGTTCTTGGCCGCTCGCCTCCCCAGGCTGTGCTTAACCGTATGTCCAACGAGGAGATTTACGCACAACTGCAGGACGCCGTGCAGCATGGGTACGCGTGCATTGGTCGCGCCAACGAGACCGCGCTTAGGCGCATCATCCCTAACTGGTCGTCCATGTCGTCGCATCAGCAGGACTACGCCATGGTGATGAATATGCAGGCGAGAGCTGCTCACTTTGCAGCGAGGGTTGTGGAAGGCAACAGGGATTTGCCAGGCGGCGTGCTGGCGGAGTTGGCAGAGCATGTGCAGCTTGGCACTATGGTGGTTCTGCGCAAGGGCTGA